A DNA window from Andrena cerasifolii isolate SP2316 chromosome 16, iyAndCera1_principal, whole genome shotgun sequence contains the following coding sequences:
- the LOC143377655 gene encoding uncharacterized protein LOC143377655 has translation MNQQCRVCGEPAAGFHFGAFTCEGCKSFFGRTYNNLGSISECKNGGVCVINKKNRTACKACRLRKCLIVGMSKSGSRYGRRSNWFKIHCLLQEQTNGGQTVTVTPGAGSPFGPGFLPAFLPQPQVQQGSGMYKDAKDRASPSQEDLALQSHLLHVAMMKQERDRGNKSPHPDDVALQNQLRLLAWQKERERDSGNPQQPPGTPPRDTTPPPFYKQQQHQHPGSPMFPMNFAQKDSVCVPSSPSDVFRPFLPTYKRAADTPSDSGASSVDGGDGQDTESRSNSALSYFKASAASPTLSEREFPPRKINATVTLTTGYHPHQGLGLVYPPPGLVTPATSQHSPRGGDLLLVSPSPGGLAVEQDEPIDLSVRSSRSSPRPSQSSEEDNRTIENERDRDSPAKEEATTKSKPLDLTLGVKRPAELPLSL, from the coding sequence TCTTTCTTCGGCCGGACCTACAACAACCTGGGCAGCATATCCGAGTGCAAGAACGGTGGAGTGTGCGTGATCAACAAAAAGAACCGCACCGCGTGCAAAGCGTGCCGGCTGCGCAAGTGCCTGATAGTCGGGATGTCCAAGTCGGGCTCCCGGTACGGCCGTCGATCGAATTGGTTCAAGATTCACTGCCTGCTGCAGGAGCAGACGAACGGCGGCCAGACCGTGACCGTGACGCCGGGCGCAGGGTCGCCTTTCGGACCAGGCTTTCTACCAGCGTTCCTGCCCCAGCCACAAGTCCAGCAGGGAAGCGGGATGTACAAGGACGCGAAGGACCGCGCCTCGCCTAGTCAGGAGGACCTGGCCCTTCAGTCGCATTTGCTGCACGTGGCCATGATGAAGCAGGAGCGCGACAGGGGCAACAAGTCTCCGCACCCCGACGACGTGGCGCTTCAGAATCAGCTGCGCCTGCTGGCGTGGCAGAAGGAGCGCGAACGGGACAGCGGCAACCCCCAGCAGCCTCCAGGCACGCCACCGAGGGACACCACCCCGCCGCCTTTCTACAAGCAGCAACAACACCAGCACCCAGGCTCCCCGATGTTCCCCATGAACTTCGCTCAGAAGGACTCCGTCTGCGTGCCGTCCAGCCCGTCAGACGTGTTCCGACCGTTCCTGCCGACGTACAAGAGGGCAGCGGACACCCCCAGCGACAGCGGCGCGTCGTCAGTGGACGGCGGCGACGGCCAGGACACCGAGTCGAGGAGTAACTCGGCGTTGAGCTACTTCAAGGCTAGCGCCGCGTCTCCTACTCTGTCCGAGCGCGAGTTCCCTCCCAGGAAGATCAACGCCACGGTCACCCTGACGACAGGCTATCACCCGCATCAGGGCCTGGGTCTGGTGTACCCTCCACCCGGCTTGGTCACGCCAGCCACGTCCCAGCACTCGCCCAGGGGCGGTGATCTGTTGCTGGTCAGCCCCAGTCCAGGTGGCCTAGCCGTGGAGCAGGACGAACCTATCGATCTTAGCGTGCGATCGAGCAGAAGCTCGCCGCGGCCCAGTCAGTCATCGGAGGAGGACAACAGGACGATCGAGAACGAGCGCGACCGCGACAGCCCCGCGAAGGAGGAGGCCACCACGAAGAGCAAGCCGCTGGACCTGACGCTGGGAGTGAAGAGGCCAGCGGAGTTACCGCTGTCATTGTGA